From the genome of Perca fluviatilis chromosome 1, GENO_Pfluv_1.0, whole genome shotgun sequence, one region includes:
- the LOC120563650 gene encoding LOW QUALITY PROTEIN: protein jagged-1a-like (The sequence of the model RefSeq protein was modified relative to this genomic sequence to represent the inferred CDS: inserted 1 base in 1 codon) — translation MTLTGGSALLLLLLTARIQVSPASGDFELQIVSMQNAAGRLQTGACCAGADAAGGGPKRRCPAAADCSTYFRACLXEFQLKVSPAGPCSYGSAATVLGGNSFSLGGAEAEDAARITLPFSFAWPRSYTLIVEALDFNNDSSSGSSAVIEKAVLSGMINPSLQWQSLEHRGAASFHFRVRLRCHEHYYGFGCNRFCRPRDDFFGHYECDHNGNKTCLEGWSGPDCSTAICRQGCSSEHGSCKTPGECKCLYGWQGEYCDQCIPHPGCVHGSCVEPWQCLCDTNYGGQLCDKDLNTCRTLRPCSNGGTCSNTGPDKYHCSCPDGYSGATCQRAEHACLSSPCLSGGSCVETSLGFECRCAAGWTGPSCSINIDECLVNPCSHGGSCQDLVNGFRCTCPPQWTGKTCLIDANECDDSPCLNANSCRNLIGGYFCECVPGWTGHNCDTNINDCRGQCRNGATCKDLVNGYECACAPGFGGERCEEDVDECASGPCLNGGRCHDDVNSFHCRCPPGFSGSRCQLDIDYCLRGPCLNGGRCFNLASEYACECPEDFEGKNCSHLKDHCRSSPCKVMDSCTVAVASNSTPGGMRLISSNVCGPRGRCRSHAGGQFSCECDEGFTGTYCHENVNDCEGAPCLNGGTCIDKVRQYECICADGWDGPTCHNNVDDCSSAPCQNRGVCRDLLNDFYCQCNDGWKGKTCHSRESQCDEATCNNGGTCYDEGDAFKCLCAAGWEGATCNIGRNSSCVPSPCENGGTCVAGGDSFSCVCKDGWEGATCSHNTNDCSPHPCYNSGTCVDGDNWYRCECAPGFTGPDCRINVNECQSSPCSSGSTCLDQINSYHCVCPPGRTGPRCQEVSGGRPCLVSGGLLAQDGSRWDDDCNTCRCHNGRISCTKVLGVCGPAPCSLHGDPPPGRVRAGQSCVAVGDERCFVKPCAGRGECRAPGQLAPPTARCVYENTCANVTFTFNKDVMATGVTVEQVCRELRRLYVVTDLSLDSAVSVSCELALGASNQIHVAIAPEDQRSGLGFVTEITDRIVAVVGRGNANGSVVGAIAEVRIQRRQSRDPRGQLVSLLVSVAIVVWALASASVLLWCVRRRRRKQSAHAGVSTPPAGGAAPPCPAPPAPVAEGNNNALYIRNAIEKNQRQRSLRADKNAATAAGSQSDEGDSDKRPQRAPRCLRAPPEYSLVDWEERAARRTAAPHWTGKRDNRRLQPQSLTRPEDIV, via the exons GTGTCTCCGGCGTCGGGGGACTTTGAGCTCCAGATCGTGTCGATGCAGAACGCCGCCGGGCGGCTGCAGACGGGCGCCTGCTGCGCGGGCGCGGACGCGGCGGGCGGCGGGCCGAAGCGGCGCTGCCCGGCGGCGGCCGATTGCTCCACGTACTTCCGGGCGTGTC GCGAGTTCCAGCTGAAGGTCTCCCCGGCCGGGCCCTGCAGCTACGGCAGCGCCGCTACCGTGCTGGGCGGGAACTCCTTCTCTCTGGGCGGCGCCGAGGCCGAGGACGCCGCACGCATCACACTGCCGTTCAGCTTCGCCTGGCCG AGATCGTACACGTTGATCGTGGAAGCCTTGGACTTCAACAATGACTCGTCCTCCGGCA GCAGCGCGGTGATAGAGAAGGCGGTGCTCTCGGGGATGATCAACCCGAGCCTCCAGTGGCAGAGTCTGGAGCACCGCGGCGCCGCCAGCTTCCACTTCCGGGTCCGGCTCCGCTGCCACGAGCACTACTACGGCTTCGGCTGCAACCGGTTCTGCCGGCCGCGGGACGACTTCTTCGGGCACTACGAGTGCGACCACAACGGCAACAAGACGTGCCTGGAGGGCTGGTCCGGGCCCGACTGCAGCACCG CGATCTGCAGACAGGGCTGCAGCTCTGAACACGGCTCCTGTAAAACTCCTGGAGAGTGCAA gtGTCTGTATGGCTGGCAGGGCGAGTACTGTGACCAGTGTATCCCTCACCCTGGCTGTGTCCACGGCAGCTGTGTGGAGCCCTGGCAGTGTCTCTGTGACACCAACTATGGAGGACAGCTGTGTGacaaag ATCTGAACACGTGTCGGACGCTGCGACCGTGTTCGAACGGAGGAACGTGCAGCAACACGGGACCGGACAAATACCACTGCTCCTGTCCCGACGGCTACTCCGGGGCCACCTGCCAGAGAG ctgAGCATGCCTGTCTGTCTAGCCCCTGTCTGAGTGGAGGAAGCTGCGTAGAAACCAGTCTGGGATTTGAGTGCCGCTGTGCTGCCGGCTGGACTGGACCCTCCTGCTCCATCA aTATAGATGAGTGTCTGGTGAACCCCTGCAGCCACGGAGGAAGCTGCCAGGATCTGGTGAACGGTTTCCGGTGTACGTGTCCTCCCCAGTGGACCGGAAAGACCTGCCTCATCG ATGCCAACGAGTGTGACGACAGCCCCTGCCTCAACGCCAACTCCTGCCGCAATCTGATTGGAGGATACTTCTGCGAGTGCGTCCCAGGTTGGACGGGCCACAACTGTGACACCA ATATCAACGACTGTCGCGGTCAGTGTCGGAACGGAGCCACGTGCAAG GACCTGGTGAACGGGTACGAGTGTGCGTGCGCTCCGGGTTTCGGCGGCGAGCGCTGCGAGGAAGACGTGGACGAGTGCGCCAGCGGGCCGTGCCTCAACGGCGGCCGTTGCCACGACGACGTGAACAGCTTCCACTGCCGGTGTCCGCCAGGCTTCTCCGGGAGCCGCTGTCAG ttgGACATCGATTACTGCCTCCGCGGCCCGTGTCTGAACGGCGGCCGCTGTTTCAACCTGGCGTCCGAATACGCCTGCGAATGTCCCGAAGACTTCGAGGGCAAGAACTGCTCGCACCTGAAGGACCACTGCCGCAGCTCGCCATGCAAAG TGATGGACAGCTGCACCGTGGCGGTGGCGTCCAACAGCACGCCGGGCGGGATGCGTTTGATCTCGTCCAACGTGTGCGGCCCCCGCGGGCGCTGCCGGAGCCACGCCGGCGGGCAGTTCAGCTGCGAGTGTGACGAGGGATTCACCGGGACCTACTGCCACGAGA ATGTAAACGACTGTGAGGGCGCCCCCTGTCTGAACGGAGGAACCTGTATAGATAAAGTCCGTCAGTACGAGTGTATCTGCGCCGACGGCTGGGACGGACCGACCTGCCACAATA ACGTGGACGACTGCAGCTCGGCGCCCTGTCAGAACCGCGGCGTGTGTCGGGATCTGCTCAACGACTTCTACTGCCAGTGTAACGATGGCTGGAAGGGAAAGACCTGCCACtcaa GAGAGAGTCAGTGCGACGAGGCGACCTGCAACAACGGAGGAACCTGCTACGACGAAGGAGACGCCTTCAAGTGCCTGTGTGCCGCCGGCTGGGAGGGCGCCACCTGTAACATCG GGAGGAACAGCAGCTGTGTGCCGAGTCCCTGTGAGAACGGAGGAACCTGCGTGGCGGGCGGAGACTCGTTCAGCTGCGTCTGTAAGGACGGCTGGGAGGGCGCCACCTGCAGCCACA ACACCAACGACTGCAGTCCTCATCCCTG ctACAACAGCGGGACGTGTGTGGACGGAGACAACTGGTACCGCTGTGAATGTGCTCCGGGTTTCACCGGGCCAGACTGTAGGATCA ACGTCAACGAGTGCCAGTCGTCTCCCTGCTCCTCCGGCTCCACCTGTCTGGACCAGATCAACTCCTACCACTGTGTCTGTCCCCCGGGAAGAACTGGCCCCCGCTGCCAGGAAG TGTCGGGGGGGCGGCCCTGCCTGGTGTCGGGGGGGCTCCTGGCTCAAGATGGAAGCAGATGGGACGACGACTGCAACACATGCCGCTGTCACAACGGGAGGATCAGCTGCACCAAggtact cggGGTGTGCGGCCCGGCGCCCTGCAGCCTCCACGGTGACCCCCCCCCCGGCCGTGTCCGGGCGGGTCAGAGCTGCGTTGCCGTGGGCGACGAGCGCTGCTTCGTGAAGCCCTGCGCGGGACGCGGCGAGTGCCGGGCCCCCGGCCAGCTTGCCCCGCCCACTGCCAGGTGTGTCTACGAGAACACCTGCGCCAACGTCACCTTCACCTTCAACAAGGACGTCATGGCAACG GGCGTGACGGTGGAGCAGGTTTGCCGAGAGCTGCGGCGCCTCTACGTGGTCACCGACCTGTCCTTGGACTCCGCCGTCTCCGTGAGCTGCGAGCTGGCGCTCGGCGCCAGCAACCAGATCCACGTGGCCATC GCGCCGGAGGACCAGCGGAGCGGGCTGGGCTTCGTCACGGAGATCACCGACCGGATCGTGGCCGTGGTCGGCAGGGGCAACGCCAACGGGTCCGTGGTCGGAGCCATCGCAGAGGTCCGGATCCAGAGACGCCAGAGCAGAGACCCCCGCG GTCAGCTCGTGTCGCTGCTGGTGTCCGTGGCGATCGTGGTCTGGGCGTTGGCGAGCGCCTCGGTGCTGCTGTGGTGCGTGCGGCGGAGACGGAGGAAGCAGAGCGCCCACGCCGGCGTCAGCACGCCGCCGGCCGGGGGTGCGGCGCCGCCGTGTCCGGCCCCCCCGGCCCCGGTCGCCGAGGGCAACAACAACGCCCTCTACATCAGGAACGCCATCGAGAAGAACCAGCGGCAGCGGTCCCTCCGCGCCGACAAGAACGCCGCCACCGCCGCCGGGAGCCAATCGGACGAGGGCGACTCGGACAAGCGGCCGCAGAGGGCGCCGCGGTGTCTCCGCGCGCCGCCGGAGTACTCGCTGGTCGACTGGGAGGAGCGAGCCGCCCGGCGTACGGCGGCGCCGCACTGGACGGGCAAACGGGACAACCGGCGGCTGCAGCCCCAGAGCCTGACCAGGCCGGAGGACATCGTGTAG